The genomic window AACGACGGGAAAGAGCTCAGGAATACCATCCGGAAAGTTTTTGAAGGAGAAACCGTGATGTCGCAGGAAATTCTGAATGCCATCCGGAATATCCCTTTCGCACTGGATGCCTACGACCTCAAACTGCTGGAGCTACTCGCCAAAGGTTCCAAGCAGCACGAAATCCAGGCTTACCTGAAAGAACACCAGATGCAGCCCTACAGCATCCGCTCCATCGAAAAAAGACTGAACGAGCTCCGCGACAGCTTCGGGGCGAAAAACAATATCGAGATGATTGTGATCTGTAAAGATATCGGACTGATCTGATGTAAAAAGACCGGAATTATCTATTTTTTTCATTATTTACGAGAACCCGTAATGGCGGAATGATAAATGCTTTTACTTTTGAGGTCTTAAACCTATATTTTTAATTAAACCGTATAACCATGTTCAAAAAAATTTTAATTGCCGAAGATCACGAAAGCATCAACATTTCCGTCCAGAAAACCCTTGAGGATCTGAATATTCCGAAGGTAGACTATGTGTACTACTGCGATGATGCGATCGGGAAAATCCAGAAAGCCCTTCGGGAAGAGCAGCCCTACGACCTGTTGATCACCGATCTTTATTATGAAGAAGACCACCATACCCAGCATCTTAAAGACGGTAAAGAGCTCATTGAGAAAGCAAGAACCCTTCAGCCCGATCTGAAAGTGATCGTCTTCTCCGCTGAACGCAAGACCGGCGTCATCGATAATCTTTTTTCCGAGTATCACATCAACGGCTATGTGCAGAAGGCCCGTAATGATTCCAAAGATTTAAAGAAAGCCATTGCTTCCGTATACATCGGCGAAGATCATATTTCCTTTGAGCTCAAACAGGAAATGAGAAAGTTCAACAATTATGAATTTTCCGCCTACGATATCGTAA from Chryseobacterium sp. SORGH_AS_0447 includes these protein-coding regions:
- a CDS encoding response regulator; this encodes MFKKILIAEDHESINISVQKTLEDLNIPKVDYVYYCDDAIGKIQKALREEQPYDLLITDLYYEEDHHTQHLKDGKELIEKARTLQPDLKVIVFSAERKTGVIDNLFSEYHINGYVQKARNDSKDLKKAIASVYIGEDHISFELKQEMRKFNNYEFSAYDIVIVSLLSKGVLQKNIPAHLEEKSIRPSSLSSVEKRLNSLKEDLSVNSNEQLVAFCKDLGII